The window CAGCGCACGGAAAAACCAGTCTGCACTGCCACGCCCCAttggcgcagcggacctgactttgcgccgcgccggtggcggagttgaaaatagagcccttagaGTTTATAGGGCGGGGAAATCCTCACACCTGCTGGCCAGGTGACACCATTGCATCTCGTCTAATcacctgttctgtgtgtgtttgtgtctccagaaTAACGATGTGCCAGTGGTGAGGCTCCCTGAGGGATTCACCCAAAACCTGCACTGTGTTGGACAACTgtaagtaacacacacacatcaatgcaAAGACACATACAAGTGAACACAGAGACTGAGCTTCAGTTTGCACcgtctcatacacacacacacacacacacacacacacacacacacacacacacacacacacacacacacacacactctttcaacTGTCTgatgcgtctgtctgtctctctgtaggAATGGAGAGCTGCTGTATGAGCTCCCACAGGTTTTCCCTCCAcctgcctttgctgctgctccacccatcACCTCCAACTCAAAGTAAGTTTGCTTTGGACAGTTTGGATCAAAATGGATGTTCCTCTTTTTTACTGACTGGCTCTTGATCTGTGGCTGTGGGGTCACCATCAACAAACCAGACTCATCATCAAATCACAAtccaaacatgtttgtgtgacatGAGGTCTCTGTTTTTGCCCCGTAGAAAGAGAGAGCGTGAAAGCCAGCAGCAGGACGATCGGCCGTACGTGAAAAAGCCGCCAAATGCCTTCATGCTcttcatgaaggagcagaggccAAACGTGGAGGCCGACGTCTGCAGAAGAGGGAGCGCGGCGGTGAATGCAGTGCTGGGTCAGAGAGTAAGTGTGCTGCTTCTGTATGTTTGCCTCACTCACTGTAACAAACTTGATCAAAgtttggtaaaaaaaacaaaaagtttgcgtgcatatttctgtctgtgaatgtttttctgttggtgtttgcgtgtgtgttgacACTGTGCTGTTGTCTGTCCACAGTGGAAGTCTCTGTCAAACGAGGAGCAGGTCAGATACTATGaacaggctgagagagaacgACTCCTCCACGCCCAGCAACACCCGGAGTGGACCAGCGGGGAAAACTATGTAAGTACATTGAGCTCACACATCAGTGCACGAGAGCGAATGAAACACAGCCACTGCAAAGACTCTTCATCAGCTGACACCagatgtctgtttgtttttgtttacagggCAAAAAGAGGAAGCGAGACAAGAGAAAGGCACCCAGGACACGTGTGACGGAGGCTCCGCGCACTCAGGTGTGATGGTGCCCCGTCACCTGTAGACGGTCCGGGtgcagctgccacacacacaggctccagTGACCACGCCTGTGTAGGAGGTCAGCCCTAACATCTGGTTGGATGCTTCAAAAACATCATCCACCTAACTTTCCTCCCCTGCTGGACCTCaaatcaattaataaattattatataaatacttctgtaaaaaaaaatctgattttatcaAAATATCATAGGGAACAGTTTTGAAAGCCatcatattattatttaaacactggaaaacagcatcaaaaaaAGGGAACAGCAGCCACATGTTGAAACAGGCCAACAGGCATCTGAGCAACATATACAGAATACAGGAGGTGGTTGACACTGCTGACTGACATGTAATCTATTACAAACCATATTTAGCAGTATCATTTATATCAGTGAGGGTGAGCCAATTAACACAAACACTTGTCTGTCTCACGCCCAATGCATAAGTGTACCTAGGTACACTAGACAGCACACtcaaaaaaatataaaacttATAGAATAGACTTATCCGACCAAAATGATGCAATCAGAAACAGCCTAATGAATCAACAATGCACAAACCAAAATGTATGTCTTTGatttacagaaataaaaacatttttacattgaATACATAGAATGTGATTTCAAAAATGTGATTCTTAACCTAATTTGATTGAAGTGAGGGCTAAAAAACGCTGTCCCTTAAgaaataataacagaaaataCTGATGTATTTATTGTTATGTCCGCTTCCTGTCCTCTAGAGGGCAGACATCTTCTTACAGAGCATCTCCTCCGCCGTAAATCGCACGAAGAAGACGAATGGGCAGCAACAAGACAGTTTGACAACTTCCCCATTGGGGGAGGGAATATTTCCATTTAGGGGTGCAATGAAAAACTAAATAAGTTCGCCAAGTTACTCAGAAGCATGCTCAGCCTGGACACCATTGAGACTCAGATATCTGCTGTGTTGGAGAGTCTGGTGAAAGCGGCGGTGACGGAACTCAGCTCACTTCTGGACAAGTGCTCGGCTAACACTATGGCCGCTCAGCACGGCTGTACTCCGGCTCAAGTAACTCCTGTGAAGAACAAAGAGGAAAGTGAAGTGACCCCAGCGGAGGGGAGACAGCAGtttaataaagaaataaaggtaacacacacacactctctctctcacaaacacacacactgctgtgttgACTAACGTGAGAGGAGGCGCTTAGCTACGTAGCGTTTGCGCAGTTGCTAAAAACATTTCAATTCATATTCAATTTGAAGGTACGTAGGTTTGTCATGTTACGGTACTATAAACTACACTTCCCAGGGAGGCTTGCCGGTTGTTGCCATGGAGAGGACGCCAGAGTCCCAAAAACCTCCCTTGGTGTTGCTGGGGTTTAGGGTGTGGTTGCTTTCAGTGCTGTTGGCAGCAAGTTTTGACTCACAGCGACATAACCAACTAATGACATATTATTTACTCGAGtaaaagctgaataaaaacCACTTGTCTGAATTAACCTGTAGATGATTTTTACGATTACTATAGTTACAGGTTCCCAGggtgacattttcaaattgcttgcttttttttcccttcccaATCCTGGGTTGAAAAAACAAGGATGTTctataaaacagagagaagcagcatatcttcacatttgagaggctgtaAACCCTAAAGATGTGGTATTTTTTTCCTTGATAAATTCCCtaaatgattatttttcagTCTGTCAATAAATCACTTAATTGTCAAATTGTTTAAGTAACTTACCACTCTCGttgctcttctttctttcttacccATGATTTCGCAGAACCAGTTTGCATCCCTCATGGAAGCCTGGGCCAAAGGTGCAGTGGAGAAAATACTGATAATGTTGAAAGTCTCCATGAGTGAAGCTGAGGATGGTCCCgcggcagaggaggagcagagggctGGGCTGAGCGCCGAGACGAAACGGACGAGCGTGAAGCAGAAAGCAGGGCGTGTGGCTGGGAACAAGAAGCGTAAGTCAGTTAATGGTTTGAGAGGCTGTGTGGACGCTTTTTAGGACCACACACTggcactttttttgtttgtttttttaggttttatgtTCTTGTTTATTGACAGGATCAGCGTCCAGGAGATCACctcagaagagaaagaaaactgagGGAGGACTCAAACCAGTGATAAGAAAAGAGAATGACCATATGTATTGCAGAGGTATTTACACAGCTGatattatttctttattgaaGTACATATAAAATATCAACCAGAAAATTCATGTCTCTCACTTATTCAGACTAAAGGCTGCTCAGTATCAGCATCTGTGAAAACTCATATCTACGTTTCTAATGATGGTAATAATGATGTCACTTGTGAAATGAAATCCAGCTTTCATGAAGGAGATGTGTCTTCCCTCTGTGCAGTTCCATGTTGGATGAGTTCGCAGGATTGTAGATGTTCTGATTggatttgattgattttgtgtttttagaggAGCAGCATACTGAAgaaccaccagcagcagcagcagcagcagcagcagcagcagcagcagcagcagcagcagcagctgactcAGAATCAGTCATCAAACCTGGTAACTACTGCCTCTTCACAAACCAGCAGAACAGAtactccctgtgtgtgtgaatcacaTTCACGTGTAGCATGTTAATGTTACTGTCAGGCCTGAGAGGCATGAGAGACAGAAGTTTGACAGTTTCAAACAGCCACATTCTCTGTTATACGTGTTTTGAATGTGGTGTTTGAATGGACAATATTAAGGCAGCATTTCCAAATGATGCTTATCTCCTGAATTATTGCAAGTCCAGGGTCCTTGCAACATGCGCACAGTATACTGGaattatttctgacatttgtaGTTGTTGCTGTTCtctttaaaaaatgtcatcagtAGTTCTTTTAGGTCACTTTTGTGAACCCCTCATACCACCTCAAAAACAACTAATTGCTCACTCCTTTACTGCGTCAGTACCTTAAAAAATAGAAGTCGATGAAGAGGTTGTAATTGAAGGTTTCCTGCTCTTTTACCATGTTTCAAAACAAGTTTTCCTGTCTTACAGACTTGTTGGCCACTTTGTTTGAAGTCCCCTAAtgaagctttttgtttgtttgtttcagctgaTGAGAGTATCTCTGGATCTCCATGTGAACTTAAAGCTGTGTTAACAGAGCCCGTCTTAGCGCTGGCCTCTGATGTAAGCGAGGAAGAGGACATCCAGGAGGCTGCAGACACTTCAGGTACCAcacaaaagattaaaaagaagaagcCCACAGGACCATTCAGATGTCCTTCTTGTGACAAATCATTTGCTCTGAAGTGTTTGATGGACAGACACTACTTGACTCACTCCAAACCTCACTTCTGCTCGGAGTGTGGCAAACGTTTTGCTGGACTGCGGGGGCTCGTCGCACATTCAAGACGTCACACTGGGGAGAAGCTTCACAGATGCTCAGACTGCGGGACGGAGTTCGCATACAAATCGACCTTTGACAGACACATGCGTCAGCACAGCCTGGAGAAGCCGAGCACCCACACGTGCACCCTGTGTGAGAATCAGTTCACCGGGCTGTTGGCGTTTCAGCGGCACAGGTGTTGTGCCTTACAAAAGACGTTTGTCTGCTCGCTCTGCCCAGAGACCTTCGAGTGCAGAAAGGGTTTGGCTGATCACGAGAATCTACATACAGGAGACAGAgattttgtttgtgaaatgtgcGGTGAGGGTTTCTTCTCATCCTCATCCTTGGCCACTCACCGGGTGACTCACATGCAAAAGGAAAACTACTGCGATGTGCTCAGCTTCGAATGCAGCGACTTGAGCGTCCTCAAAAATCATATGAGCAGACAAACTGGAGAAAAGCTTTTTTCCTGCGAGGTCTGCGGGAAAGGTTGTAGCCACCAGAGTGCCCTGAAGCACCACATGCTGACCCACACGGGGGAGAGGCCGTACATCTGCGAGACCTGCGGCAAGCGCTGCAGCCACGCCAGCGCGCTTCAGAACCACATGAGGATCCACACCGGGAAGAAACCGGGGCAGC is drawn from Chaetodon trifascialis isolate fChaTrf1 chromosome 20, fChaTrf1.hap1, whole genome shotgun sequence and contains these coding sequences:
- the LOC139348456 gene encoding oocyte zinc finger protein XlCOF6-like, whose amino-acid sequence is MLSLDTIETQISAVLESLVKAAVTELSSLLDKCSANTMAAQHGCTPAQVTPVKNKEESEVTPAEGRQQFNKEIKNQFASLMEAWAKGAVEKILIMLKVSMSEAEDGPAAEEEQRAGLSAETKRTSVKQKAGRVAGNKKRSASRRSPQKRKKTEGGLKPVIRKENDHMYCREEQHTEEPPAAAAAAAAAAAAAAAAAADSESVIKPADESISGSPCELKAVLTEPVLALASDVSEEEDIQEAADTSGTTQKIKKKKPTGPFRCPSCDKSFALKCLMDRHYLTHSKPHFCSECGKRFAGLRGLVAHSRRHTGEKLHRCSDCGTEFAYKSTFDRHMRQHSLEKPSTHTCTLCENQFTGLLAFQRHRCCALQKTFVCSLCPETFECRKGLADHENLHTGDRDFVCEMCGEGFFSSSSLATHRVTHMQKENYCDVLSFECSDLSVLKNHMSRQTGEKLFSCEVCGKGCSHQSALKHHMLTHTGERPYICETCGKRCSHASALQNHMRIHTGKKPGQQPVCSTCGKKFRRMINLKYHMSIHTGEKPYTCDQCDKKFSNPSNLKLHMRVHSGEKMYGCNICGRRFTHSSSLKLHRRFHTGERPYQCVVCGEGFRYNGEFKKHQASHLPDGDGLSEKTAMKI